In Sardina pilchardus chromosome 8, fSarPil1.1, whole genome shotgun sequence, a genomic segment contains:
- the plat gene encoding tissue-type plasminogen activator isoform X2 yields MAGTMTTSLQVALLFGLCITFLDGMVLQREKRGTRSYRTCYVSRCYNGGTCKEAVYSSDYLCQCPPGFAGSQCEINTNEKCVVNKGSGYRGTWSISRSGTECINWNSTALRGKKYTGWRTDANSLGLGNHNYCRNPDGDAKPWCYVYKGTQIAWEFCTLPTCATEPNLECAVGTGRSYRGTAAETKSGSRCLAWDSPATTRKFYNAWRSDARQLGLASHNFCRNPDGDLGPWCHTYKGNKLTWELCDIPKCPRTSSTVTRPRPPTTLGPRAPTTTNNRGTCGQRASLGSSSSSSDSAPSFRIRGGKESDIKEQPWQAAITVYRPRARAHSFLCGGVLIDSCWVLSAAHCFQEGFSANRVQVTLGRTFRLQNSSTEQIFEVEKYWVHEQYKDETYDNDIALLKLKSETGLCAVNSPEVLPVCLPDAALQLPEWTECEISGYGKEHEFSPFYSERVKQGHVRLWPQDRCVSDKLAGRVVTANMLCAGDTRGLDDACKGDSGGPLVCPSNGRMTLMGLISWGDGCGKPDTPGVYTRVTHYIDWISNKMRSN; encoded by the exons catGTTATGTGTCTCGTTGTTATAATGGAGGCACGTGTAAGGAGGCGGTGTACTCCTCTGACTACCTCTGCCAGTGTCCACCGGGCTTCGCTGGATCCCAGTGTGAGAtca ACACCAATGAGAAGTGTGTGGTGAACAAGGGCTCTGGTTACCGGGGAACCTGGAGCATCAGTCGCTCGGGGACCGAGTGTATCAACTGGAACTCCACGGCGCTCAGAGGCAAGAAGTATACAGGCTGGAGGACTGACGCCAACAGCCTGGGCCTGGGCAACCACAACTACtgcag GAACCCAGATGGGGACGCTAAGCCTTGGTGTTACGTATACAAGGGCACGCAGATCGCCTGGGAGTTCTGCACTCTACCCACCTGTGCgacag agCCCAATCTGGAGTGTGCTGTGGGCACGGGGCGTTCGTATCGTGGCACGGCGGCGGAGACCAAGAGTGGCTCCAGATGCCTGGCCTGGGACTCGCCCGCCACCACGCGCAAGTTCTACAACGCCTGGAGGTCCGACGCCCGCCAGCTAGGTCTGGCCAGCCACAACTTCTgcag GAATCCTGATGGTGATCTTGGACCCTGGTGCCACACCTATAAAGGAAACAAGTTGACCTGGGAGCTCTGCGACATCCCAAAATGCC CGAGGACCTCTTCTACGGTCACCAGACCACGACCTCCAACCACTCTTGGACCACGAGCGCCAACCACCACTAACAACAGAG gcaCCTGTGGTCAGCGGGCCTCCctgggctcctcctcctcctcctccgactcGGCCCCCTCGTTCCGTATCCGCGGCGGCAAGGAGAGTGACATCAAGGAGCAGCCGTGGCAGGCGGCCATCACGGTGTACCGGCCGCGCGCCCGCGCTCACAGCTTCCTGTGCGGCGGCGTGCTCATCGACTCCTGCTGGGTGCTGTCGGCCGCACACTGCTTCCAGGAAGG tttTTCAGCAAACAGGGTGCAGGTGACTTTGGGCCGCACATTCCGGCTACAGAACTCCAGTACAGAGCAAATATTTGAAGTGGAAAAATACTGGGTCCATGAACAATACAAAGATGAGACCTATGACAATGACATCG CCTTGCTGAAGCTGAAGAGTGAGACTGGTCTCTGTGCGGTCAACAGTCCAGAGGTGCTGCCCGTCTGTCTGCCCGACGCCGCACTCCAGCTGCCAGAGTGGACCGAGTGTGAGATCTCCGGCTACGGCAAGGAGCACGAGT TCTCTCCATTCTACTCGGAGCGGGTGAAGCAGGGGCACGTGAGGCTATGGCCGCAGGATCGGTGTGTGTCGGATAAGCTGGCCGGTCGAGTGGTCACCGCCAACATGCTCTGCGCGGGAGACACCAGGGGGCTGGACGACGCCTGCAAG ggagACTCTGGAGGTCCTCTGGTGTGCCCCAGTAATGGTAGGATGACCCTGATGGGACTCATCAGTTGGGGGGATGGCTGTGGCAAGCCAGACACGCCGGGAGTGTACACACGCGTCACACACTACATTGACTGGATTTCCAACAAGATGAGGAGCAACTGa